From Clarias gariepinus isolate MV-2021 ecotype Netherlands chromosome 2, CGAR_prim_01v2, whole genome shotgun sequence, one genomic window encodes:
- the scamp2 gene encoding secretory carrier-associated membrane protein 2, which produces MSGFDSNPFENPVDVNPFQDPSVTQVTHSGGDPMQQYQPFSPGDAGPLTGTTIPASTVPSQPAVLQPSVEPSPQVAAAAGQANLLRQQEELERKAAELERREQELQSRERVTGKENNWPPLPKVFPIKPCFYQDFSEEIPEQHRRLCKMLYYLWMLYSVTLFLNVLACLAYFTAKADYGVDFGLSILWFILFTPCSFICWFRPVYKAFKSDSSFNFFSFFFVFFAQIAVIIIQCVGIPRWGNSGWISALTEIGGHLAVSAVMMVVAVFFTVCAVLSVILLKMVHSHYRRTGASFQKAQQEFSQGVLTNRTFQTAAASAAASAAQGSFQRN; this is translated from the exons ATGTCAGGTTTCGACAGCAACCCGTTTGAAAACCCAGTAGACGTCAACCCTTTTCAG GATCCTTCTGTCACACAGGTGACGCATTCAGGAGGGGATCCAATGCAGCAATACCAGCCTTTCTCTCCTGGTGATGCT ggacCTCTGACAGGCACCACTATCCCGGCCTCTACTGTCCCGTCCCAGCCAGCCGTGCTACAGCCCTCAGTGGAGCCGAGCCCTCAG GTAGCCGCAGCTGCAGGGCAGGCCAATCTGCTGAGACAGCAAGAAGAGCTGGAAAGGAAAGCAGCTGAGCTCGAGCGCAGAGAACAGGAGCTGCAGAGCAGAGAGCGAGTTACAG GCAAAGAGAACAACTGGCCTCCGTTGCCTAAAGTATTTCCCATAAAGCCATGTTTCTATCAGGACTTCTCAGAGGAAATTCCCGAACAGCACAGGCGCCTCTGCAAAATGCTGTATTACCTGTGGatgt TGTATTCCGTGACATTGTTTTTAAACGTGCTGGCATGCCTGGCGTACTTCACGGCTAAAGCTGATTATGGAGTGGATTTTGGCCTCTCCATTCTGTGGTTCATCCTCTTCACTCCCTGCTCTTTTATCTGCTGGTTCCGTCCCGTCTACAAGGCTTTCAA gTCCGACAGTTCCTTcaatttcttttccttcttctttgtcttctttGCCCAAATTGCAGTGATCATTATTCAGTGTGTCGGTATACCACGATGGGGCAACAG CGGTTGGATTTCAGCTCTCACCGAGATCGGAGGCCATCTTGCCGTGAGCGCCGTGATGATGGTGGTTGCAGTTTTCTTCACCGTGTGCGCTGTGCTGTCGGTCATCCTCCTTAAAATG GTTCACTCTCATTACCGGCGCACGGGTGCAAGCTTTCAGAAAGCGCAGCAAGAGTTCTCACAGGGCGTCCTCACCAATCGCACGTTCCAGACCGCAGCAGCAAGCGCAGCCGCCTCGGCAGCCCAGGGTTCCTTTCAGAGGAACTAA
- the mpi gene encoding mannose-6-phosphate isomerase, whose protein sequence is MEEVRVFPLSCLVQNYAWGKVGLDSEVAKLVLGGDPQAVIQDDRPYAELWMGAHPKGDALIKDNRISQRTLGQWIADYPACLGSKVKDTFQGQLPFLFKVLSVNTALSIQAHPNRELAAKLHAQFPEHYPDNNHKPEMAIALTEFEGLCGFRPVEEIISFLKNVPEFHALVGNEAAEELQSSRDNPVRASLALKKCFSRMMNCEKKVFVDQLNMLVKRVSEEEAAAKDTSGNNGELLLRLHSQYPGDIGCFSIYFLNRIVLHPGEAMFLGANEPHAYLSGDCVECMACSDNTVRAGLTPKYIDVNTLCEMLNYSPAPASAKIFPSVQDPSDPCVHLYDPPVPDFTVMRIQVPPSVKQYTMSSLDCASILLVIQGEASALSDIMLHRGSVLFISANESVTLQVTSSSGMTMFRACCLL, encoded by the exons ATGGAGGAAGTAAGAG TGTTCCCGCTCTCATGCCTGGTCCAGAACTATGCCTGGGGGAAGGTGGGGCTGGACAGTGAGGTGGCTAAGCTGGTCCTAGGTGGAGATCCTCAAGCTGTTATACAGGATGACAGACCATACGCCGAG CTTTGGATGGGTGCCCACCCTAAGGGAGATGCTCTTATCAAAGACAACAGAATATCACAGAGGACACTGGGGCAGTGGATTGCTGATTACCCAGCGTGTTtggggtcaaaggtcaaagACACATTCCAGGGACAGCTCCCTTTCCTGTTTAAAGTGCTGTCGGTCAACACTGCACTGTCCATCCAAGCTCATCCCAACAGA GAGCTGGCAGCTAAGCTACATGCCCAGTTCCCTGAGCACTACCCCGACAACAACCATAAGCCAGAGATGGCGATTGCACTGACTGAGTTTGAAGGCTTGTGTGGTTTTCGGCCAGTGGAGGAAATCATTTCTTTTCTCAAAA atgtccCAGAATTCCATGCTCTAGTAGGTAATGAGGCAGCAGAAGAGCTGCAGAGCAGCAGGGATAACCCTGTACGAGCCTCTCTTGCACTGAAGAAATGCTTCAGCAGGATGATGAACTGTGAGAAGAAAGTGTTTGTAGATCAGCTGAACATGTTGGTGAAAAGAGTCTCTGAAGAAG aggctgcagctaaagacacaTCAGGCAATAACGGAGAGCTGCTGCTTCGGCTTCACTCCCAGTACCCGGGTGATATCGGCTGCTTCTCCATCTACTTCCTGAACCGTATTGTGCTGCATCCAGGAGAGGCCATGTTTCTGGGAGCTAACGAACCACACGCCTACCTGTCTGGAG ATTGTGTGGAGTGCATGGCCTGTTCGGATAACACAGTTCGCGCTGGACTGACCCCAAAGTACAttgatgtaaacacactgtGTGAAATGTTAAACTACAGTCCTGCTCCAGCCAGTGCCAAAATCTTTCCCTCAGTTCAAGACCCTTCAGACCCCTGCGTTCACCTGTACGACCCACCTGTACCAGACTTTACTGTCATGAGGATACAG GTCCCTCCATCTGTAAAGCAGTACACAATGAGCTCTTTGGACTGTGCGTCCATCCTGTTAGTGATTCAAGGCGAGGCCAGCGCTCTCTCAGACATCATGCTGCACAGGGGTTCCGTGCTGTTCATTTCAGCCAATGAGAGCGTGACGCTGCAGGTGACATCATCATCCGGGATGACCATGTTCCGGGCCTGCTGTCTTCTCTAg
- the plex9.2 gene encoding three prime repair exonuclease 4, with translation MDVSDGDTNMVFFDLETTGFGSSCDIVQLAAVGGHHTLNLFMVPRCRMDPGASRITGFRVRRHRLFLHRRPVLTISLKEALVSFITFLRMFGHPLLVGHNIRRFDCLVLTRVLDEFDLKAAFQAEIMGFVDSLPLARQLLKDSGINSFKQENLVKNVLGISYVAHDALSDVQALQKVYWALRPTASQIQQHMFSLDSLCNKGLKDRITCLNVKSESSGKLPLQQSSS, from the exons ATGGATGTCAGTGACGGTGACACTAACATGGTGTTCTTTGATTTGGAGACTACAGGCTTTG GTTCCTCATGTGACATTGTCCAGCTTGCGGCCGTGGGCGGACATCACACGTTAAACCTGTTCATGGTTCCTCGATGCAGAATGGATCCTGGTGCTTCCAGAATTACTGGCTTCAGAGTGCGGAGACATCGACTCTTTCTTCACCGCAGGCCAGTGCTCACCATCTCTTTGAAGGAAGCCTTGGTTTCCTTCATAACCTTTCTTCGTATGTTTGGACATCCGTTGCTGGTGGGTCACAACATTCGCAGATTTGATTGCCTTGTGCTGACCAGAGTTTTGGATGAGTTTGACTTGAAAGCAGCCTTTCAGGCTGAAATTATGGGCTTTGTGGACAGTCTCCCGTTGGCCCGGCAGCTTCTCAAGGACAGTGGTATCAACAGCTTTAAGCAGGAAAACTTGGTTAAGAATGTGCTTGGCATTTCCTATGTGGCTCATGATGCCTTGAGTGATGTCCAGGCATTACAAAAGGTTTACTGGGCTCTCAGACCCACAGCTAGTCAGATTCAACAGCACATGTTCAGCTTGGACTCATTGTGTAACAAAGGTTTGAAGGACAGAATAACTTGTCTGAACGTCAAATCAGAAAGCAGCGGTAAACTCCCGCTGCAACAGTCATCaagttga
- the best1 gene encoding bestrophin-2 codes for MTVTYSRRVADARLGTFSHLLLRWKGSIYKLLYRELLIFIVLYYFISVLYRFLLHDGQRRLFEKLAIYCDQYAQLIPVSFVLGFYVTLVVSRWWGQFESIPWPDRLALLVGGHVRGSDEGARLIRRSLIRYANLSGILIYRSISTAVYKRFPTMQHLVQGGLMTVEELRQLKELPSPHNKFWVPCMWFVNLALRARTEGRINNDVALSAILNELNTLRSQCMKLYSYDWISLPLVYTQVVTVAVYSFFLACLIGRQFLDPTQGYQGHNLDFYLPVFTLLQFFFYVGWLKVAEQLINPFGEDDDDFETNWLVDRNLQVSLLSVDEMYDLLPMIQKDKYWNESEPQPPYTAASAEHQKPSYMGSALDISVPKEDMEFQPNLEQIKEHEEANHSTPLLGNLARLLGVQSPSFPRSTTSTSSRVSLLRRRPRAPFSRFPLYLHPEATVIHRHNQNPPEYDMTEYAFYSMPLYERPGFYSCPQTPIHCVPPSVTCPRPPRRAQGDLAHSTSSNSHPLLGSQFLSPGTPGCMPSATSSGFPGMGEESSAHPSVSNFSFPEPVAEMCPPSKLWKNQALLSNRPPTSCHSMQTPPSTDGQFGPLSACAMSGGGEKVFSFTPPIRNPIQSSTSSGCINTSSNTNNTNSSTSTMCNLTHGSSSSTRLVNRSTMKLTNSASAIAPTVVHTTQQTASQHNSTKDSGISLSEEDLLGGIVVQSGTGIPSGAT; via the exons ATGACAGTGACATACTCACGCAGGGTTGCCGATGCCCGTCTTGGGACTTTCTCTCACCTGCTACTGCGTTGGAAAGGGAGCATTTACAAGCTGCTGTATCGAGAGCTGCTCATCTTCATTGTGCTTTACTACTTCATCAGTGTCCTCTACAG GTTCCTCTTGCATGATGGGCAGAGGAGGCTATTTGAGAAACTTGCCATCTACTGTGATCAGTATGCACAACTCATTCCTGTATCATTTGTACTGG GTTTTTATGTGACTCTGGTGGTATCTCGCTGGTGGGGACAGTTTGAGAGCATCCCATGGCCGGATCGCTTGGCACTGTTGGTGGGGGGACATGTCCGGGGGTCAGATGAAGGTGCCAGGCTAATCCGCAGGAGTCTGATACGTTATGCCAACCTGTCTGGCATCCTTATCTACCGCTCCATCAGCACTGCTGTCTATAAGAGGTTTCCCACAATGCAACACTTGGTACAGGGAG GACTAATGACAGTAGAGGAACTAAGGCAGCTGAAAGAACTGCCATCTCCTCACAATAAATTCTGGGTGCCTTGCATGTGGTTTGTAAATCTGGCACTGAGAGCACGCACAGAGGGACGCATCAACAATGACGTCGCACTCTCTGCCATCCTAAAT GAATTAAATACGTTGCGCTCTCAGTGCATGAAGCTGTACAGTTACGACTGGATCAGTCTGCCACTTGTATACACTCAG GTGGTAACTGTGGCTGTGTACAGTTTCTTCTTGGCTTGTCTGATTGGTCGGCAGTTTCTTGACCCCACTCAGGGCTATCAGGGCCACAACCTCGACTTCTACCTTCCTGTCTTCACTCTCCTGCAGTTTTTCTTCTATGTTGGCTGGCTCAAG GTGGCGGAGCAACTTATCAATCCATTTGGGGAAGATGATGATGACTTTGAAACAAACTGGCTGGTTGATCGCAACTTACAG GTGTCTCTGCTGTCAGTGGATGAAATGTATGACCTGCTCCCGATGATACAGAAGGATAAATACTGGAATGAATCAGAGCCACAGCCGCCGTATACAGCTGCCAGCGCTGAACACCAAAAACCCTCTTACATGGGCTCCGCTTTGGACATCAG TGTACCCAAAGAAGACATGGAGTTCCAGCCTAACCTGGAGCAGATCAAGGAGCACGAGGAAGCTAACCACTCCACGCCTCTTCTGGGCAACCTGGCTCGTTTGCTGGGCGTGCAGTCACCTAGTTTTCCCCGTTCTACTACGTCAACTTCTTCTAGGGTTTCTCTGCTCCGTCGCCGCCCTCGTGCTCCTTTTAGCCGCTTCCCTCTCTATCTCCATCCTGAAGCCACTGTGATACACCGCCATAACCAAAATCCACCAGAATATGACATGACTGAATATGCTTTTTACTCCATGCCCCTGTACGAGAGACCTGGTTTCTATAGTTGCCCACAGACACCCATTCACTGTGTGCCCCCATCTGTTACTTGTCCCCGCCCGCCCCGCAGGGCACAGGGTGACTTGGCACACAGCACCAGCTCAAATTCTCACCCTCTGCTCGGCTCACAGTTTCTATCTCCTGGCACGCCAGGCTGCATGCCCAGTGCCACATCCTCAGGCTTTCCTGGAATGGGAGAAGAAAGCTCTGCGCACCCTTCTGTGTCCAATTTCTCATTCCCAGAGCCTGTAGCAGAAATGTGTCCTCCAAGCAAACTGTGGAAAAATCAGGCGCTGCTGTCCAATCGTCCCCCGACTTCTTGTCACTCTATGCAAACTCCTCCTTCCACAGATGGACAGTTTGGACCCTTAAGTGCTTGTGCAATGAGTGGAGGTGGAGAGAAAGTATTCTCTTTCACTCCTCCCATACGGAACCCCATTCAGAGCAGCACGAGCTCAGGGTGCATAAACACATCCAGCAACACAAACAATACCAACAGCAGCACAAGTACCATGTGTAATCTCACACATGGCTCGAGCAGCAGCACAAGACTTGTTAACAGAAGCACCATGAAATTGACTAACTCAGCCAGTGCTATCGCTCCTACTGTTGTACACACAACACAGCAAACAGCCAGTCAGCACAACTCTACCAAGGATTCTGGGATCTCATTATCTGAAGAGGATTTACTGGGAGGGATAGTGGTGCAAAGTGGAACTGGAATACCCAGTGGGGCGACGTAA